One window from the genome of Podospora pseudocomata strain CBS 415.72m chromosome 1 map unlocalized CBS415.72m_1.2, whole genome shotgun sequence encodes:
- a CDS encoding uncharacterized protein (EggNog:ENOG503P2G2) translates to MGYRILHRPWRAKRPLYWGMVPELAGIIPLLVLFGVQQPDAWRTLFWRIGSDYKLNSSPTMILYAYANHRPLPTIPFVWSQTLTTFNVAITIVSLFILLAKMIAAIMKIFYPIIGTAVGVSLTALYAVSVYGQAGPDYADPRYPSWTPWYIRKSCDLAIPYNAVKSCQMSKGAFAVTVYMLAVYVIQTSFAIWAMWPNKMLDMMDDSDDEEEYGYNSAQKDKGISVEMTTPVSPEEGGSGGGGYYGHYQQQQQQQQQQQQMSGAAGGSSSGGGFTHNPAPFTPRTQAFHTLDRKLPLRVDTYR, encoded by the exons ATGGGCTACCGAATTCTCCACCGCCCATGGCGAGCAAAGCGGCCTCTGTATTGGGGCATGGTTCCTGAGCTCGCTGGCATCAttcctcttcttgttttgtttggcGTTCAGCAACCGGATGCCTGGAGGACGCTCTTCTGGCGCATCGGCTCCGACTACAAGCTCAACTCGAGCCCGACGATGATTCTGTATGCCTATGCCAACCATAGACCGCTCCCGACCATTCCGTTTGTCTGGTCGCAAAC ACTAACAACCTTCAACGtggccatcaccatcgtctccctcttcatcctcctcgccaagaTGATCGCCGCCATCATGAAGATTTTCTACCCCATCATCGGCACCGCAGTCGGCGTCTCCCTCACCGCGCTCTACGCCGTCAGCGTGTACGGACAGGCCGGACCAGACTACGCCGACCCGAGATACCCGAGCTGGACACCGTGGTACATCCGCAAATCGTGCGACCTCGCCATCCCGTACAATGCCGTCAAGAGCTGCCAAATGTCCAAGGGGGCGTTTGCCGTGACGGTGTACATGCT CGCGGTATACGTCATCCAGACTAGCTTCGCCATCTGGGCCATGTGGCCCAACAAAATGCTCGACATGATggacgacagcgacgacgaggaggaataCGGCTATAACTCGGCGCAAAAGGACAAGGGGATAAGCGTGGAGATGACCACGCCGGTTAGTcctgaggagggggggagtgggggtggggggtatTATGGGCATTATCAACAACAG caacaacaacaacaacaacaacaacaaatgAGTGGTGCTGCGGGGGGGAGtagcagtggtggtgggttcaCGCATAACCCCGCGCCTTTTACGCCGAGGACGCAGGCTTTCCATACCCTGGATCGGAAGTTGCCTTTGAGGGTTGATACGTATcggtga
- the UGA2 gene encoding succinate semialdehyde dehydrogenase NADP+ linked (EggNog:ENOG503NVW2; COG:E) has protein sequence MLFQKVLTSTARIATRSHQFRSPLTSFSRLSSTMAPKLRDPSLFKQNVCYVNGEWIPAKSGKTFEVHDPATEQLIGTCPEFTAEDTRLAISHAETAFESFRHKTGRERSKLLRKWYDLVVENADDLATLITWENGKPTADAKGEVTYAANFFEWFSEEAPRIYGDTIPSSIPGNRVITIKEPVGVCGLITPWNFPAAMITRKIGPALAVGCSVVVKAPGETPFTPLALAELAHRAGVPPGVVNVVTASENTPEVGKELTTNPTVRKISFTGSTPVGKLLMKQCSTTLKKLSLELGGNAPFIVFDDADVDLAVAGAIASKFRSSGQTCVCANRIFVQRGVYDEFATKFAAKVKEFKVGNGFENGTTHGPLIHHKAISKVEEHVRDAEKKGAKVLLGGNKLPDLGPNFYEPTVISGMKVDMAMASEETFGPVAGLFPFDTEEEVVRIANNTTVGLAGYFFSRDLERVHRVAEHLEVGMVGVNTGLISDPASPFGGVKESGFGREGSLYGIGEYQVTKMVTYGGMGKKLQS, from the exons ATGCTCTTTCAAAAAGTTCTTACTTCCACAGCCCGCATCGCAACCCGCTCTCATCAGTTCCGGTCACCTctcacctccttctcacgTCTCTCATCCACAATGGCTCCTAAG CTTCGagacccctccctctttaAACAAAACGTCTGCTATGTCAACGGGGAATGGATCCCCGCCAAATCCGGCAAAACCTTTGAAGTCCACGACCCAGCCACAGAGCAACTAATCGGCACCTGCCCCGAATTCACCGCAGAGGACACCCGcctcgccatctcccacGCCGAAACCGCGTTCGAGTCCTTCCGGCACAAGACTGGCCGTGAGCGCTCCAAGCTCCTCCGCAAGTGGTACGACCTCGTCGTCGAAAACGCCGACGACCTCgccaccctcatcacctgGGAGAACGGCAAGCCTACGGCCGATGCCAAAGGCGAAGTAACCTACGCGGCCAATTTCTTTGAATGGTTCAGTGAGGAGGCCCCCCGTATTTACGGGGATACCATCCCTTCCTCCATCCCAGGAAACCgcgtcatcaccatcaaagaACCGGTTGGCGTTTGCGGGCTGATAACACCATGGAACTTCCCCGCGGCTATGATCACCCGTAAAATCGGCCCTGCTCTGGCAGTGGGTTGTTCAGTGGTAGTGAAAGCCCCCGGTGAGACCCCCTTCACCCCACTGGCCCTCGCCGAGCTCGCCCACCGCGCCGGTGTGCCCCCAGGAGTGGTAAACGTCGTCACGGCGAGCGAAAACACCCCCGAAGTCGGCAAGgaactcaccaccaaccctacCGTCCGCAAAATCTCCTTCACCGGCTCGACCCCGGTGGGCAAGCTGCTCATGAAGCAGTGTTCGACTACTCTCAAAAAACTCTCCCTCGAACTAGGGGGTAACGCCCCCTTTATCGTCTTTGACGACGCTGATGTTGACCTTGCGGTTGCGGGGGCGATTGCCTCTAAATTCCGCTCTTCAGGACAGACGTGTGTCTGCGCCAACCGGATCTTTGTTCAGAGGGGGGTGTATGACGAGTTTGCCACGAAATTCgccgccaaggtcaaggagttCAAGGTTGGTAACGGGTTCGAAAATGGCACCACGCATGGCCCCCTGATCCACCACAAGGCCATCTCCAAGGTGGAGGAACACGTCCGGGacgcggagaagaagggcgccAAGGTTTTGCTTGGAGGAAACAAACTCCCGGATTTGGGACCTAACTTTTACGAGCCGACGGTGATTTCGGGGATGAAGGTTGATATGGCCATGGCATCGGAGGAAACATTTGGGCCGGTGGCGGGGCTGTTTCCGTTTgacaccgaggaggaggtggtcagGATTGCAAACAACACCACTGTTGGGTTGGCGGGGTATTTCTTCTCGAGGGATCTGGAGAGGGTTCACCGGGTGGCGGAGCatttggaggttgggatggtgggggtgaaCACGGGGTTGATTTCTGATCCGGCGAGCCCGTTTGGAGGAGTGAAAGAGAgcgggtttgggagggaggggagttTGTATGGAATTGGGGAGTATCAAGTCACGAAGATGGTGACGtatggggggatggggaagaagtTGCAGTcgtga